One window of the Rosa rugosa chromosome 3, drRosRugo1.1, whole genome shotgun sequence genome contains the following:
- the LOC133740984 gene encoding protein CYSTEINE-RICH TRANSMEMBRANE MODULE 10-like, whose product MGDHNQQQQHPPGPPPPPPAPPPAQQPSNQGVPPAAAQQPSDQGVPPPQQQQPSASAPPPQEGYHANVGPYPPPGYPQPGYSSSPPPPQGYPQEGHATRDAYPPAGYPPQGNFSPPGYPPPGYPPQGYSPQGYPPQGYPPPGYPPQGYPPQGYPPPYPGQYYAGQPTRPPPQASSAMGPMGCCQACLAALCCCCMLDCLLDM is encoded by the exons ATGGGCGATCACAACCAGCAACAACAACATCCTCCTGgtcctcctccaccaccacctgcTCCTCCTCCTGCTCAACAGCCTTCTAATCAGGGTGTTCCTCCTGCCGCTGCTCAACAGCCTTCTGATCAGGGTGTCCCTCCTCCTCAACAACAACAACCTTCTGCTAGTGCTCCTCCCCCCCAAG AAGGATATCACGCAAACGTCGGCCCTTATCCACCACCGGGATATCCACAGCCAGGATATTCTTCATCACCCCCACCGCCTCAGGGCTACCCACAAGAAGGACATGCCACCAGAGACGCTTATCCACCAGCAGGATATCCCCCACAAGGAAATTTTTCACCTCCAGGCTATCCTCCTCCGGGTTATCCTCCTCAAGGCTACTCTCCCCAGGGATATCCTCCTCAAGGATATCCACCACCAGGATATCCTCCTCAAGGTTATCCACCCCAAGGATATCCTCCTCCCTATCCGGGACAGTACTATGCCGGCCAGCCCACCCGCCCTCCTCCTCAAGCAAGCAGTGCTATGGGACCTATGGGTTGTTGCCAGGCCTG TTTGGCTGCTCTTTGCTGTTGCTGTATGCTGGATTGTTTACTGGATATGTGA
- the LOC133740985 gene encoding cysteine-rich and transmembrane domain-containing protein WIH2-like: MSYYNQQQPPVGVPPPQGYPPEGYAKDAYPPPGYPPQGYPQQGYPPPQGYPQQYPPPYAPQYAQPPPQQQNNSGGFMEGCLAALCCCCLLDACF; the protein is encoded by the exons ATGAGCTATTACAACCAGCAACAACCCCCAGTTGGTGTTCCTCCTCCTCAAG GTTATCCACCGGAGGGATATGCCAAAGACGCTTATCCTCCTCCGGGATATCCCCCGCAGGGGTATCCCCAGCAGGGATATCCTCCGCCGCAGGGATACCCCCAGCAATACCCTCCTCCCTATGCTCCTCAATACGCTCAGCCTCCCCCTCAACAACAAAACAATAGCGGTGGATTTATGGAAGGCTG TTTGGCTGCTCTGTGCTGTTGCTGCTTGCTGGATGCCTGCTTCTGA
- the LOC133740459 gene encoding uncharacterized protein LOC133740459, producing the protein MGEYGRMSWLDLEKRMMDCPYAKCGVGRSMLVSSQGHMKKTCGNILRLGTHAATNATKKRNQIPMDDEQSNPNENCHEPVKKARGITKNKLGTPSVINPKLKRVQIPMDNEECIPNENSNPPLDPEPVKKTRGITVGLKAHAIVSATKKRISIKMDNDQKLPETVQANAMFVNEIGSFTRKLAPLKFKWWRKVPKDAKNDIKEALTASYIIYLFCLVLV; encoded by the exons ATGGGCGAATATGGGAGAATGAGTTGG TTGGATTTGGAGAAGAGAATGATGGACTGCCCATATGCAAAGT GTGGAGTTGGCCGTTCTATGCTTGTTTCATCTCAAGGACATATGAAGAAAACTTGTGGCAATATTCTACGGTTAGGAACTCATGCTGCAACCAATGCCACAAAGAAGAGAAATCAAATTCCGATGGATGATGAGCAATCTAATCCAAATGAGAACTGTCATGAACCTGTGAAGAAGGCGCGTGGCATTACAAAGAATAAGTTGGGAACTCCTAGTGTGATCAATCCAAAACTGAAGAGAGTTCAAATCCCAATGGACAATGAGGAGTGTATTCCAAATGAGAATTCTAACCCTCCTTTAGATCCAGAACCTGTAAAGAAGACCCGTGGCATTACAGTAGGGTTGAAAGCTCATGCTATTGTTAGTGCGACCAAAAAGAGAATTTCAATCAAGATGGACAATGATCAAAAGCTCCCTGAGACAGTTCAAGCCAATGCTATGTTTGTTAACGAGATTGGGTCATTCACACGCAAATTAGCTCCACTCAAATTCAAATGGTGGAGAAAAGTACCTAAGGATGCCAAGAATGACATCAAAGAGGCTCTGACAGCGAGTTATATAATATATCTTTTCTGTTTAGTTCTTGTCTAA